AGAGGAATAATAAAGTGAGATTTGGTGAGAAGTGATAGATTATGAAATTTATACTATGTGCCTTACACGATTTATTTAAGTAATGAGGTATAACTTACTTTAAAGACATCAATTATAAGTGATgatataaattgaaaataggtcctacttaattaatttaaaacaagATAATTTACGTTAGTTCTTAAGGGTGTCCTCAcgtaattaaactaattaaataccctagtaacaattttaaaatagcGTAGTCGACGATTACAACATAACTAAATTTTTCGATAAAGTTAATTAGTTTGGAGGTAGCtttcatttgaaattttttatttaatgttttattacTTGGAAAATCTCTCTCTTCTGtctttcttttaataaaatatttcttttattttagctaatatattattgttatatatttcattgatataaattaattgaaattcaaACTCGTTAAAGAATATAGGGAAAAGATTTTAACTTATCATTATTTTGTGAAATAGTCCAAATTTACTTATATCATTAATAAGTTGGGGTCTGGCGAAATTTTTTTTACACATAAACCTTTcataagaaaaaacaattaaaattgtCACTGAATTATGTGATATAATTTAAGAGTCCCTCTTTTAGTAGTAACATGATCGTTTCTTCAATTAGAATTTTCTAAAGGAGTTCTTCTTTTGATatcttataaaaaatttaatcatcttattaataactcaaataattaataattataccgtcaaaataaattttcatcatcaaaactTCATCGAGATTGTTACACTACCAATACTTCACaaataatcatcaataatgATATCAAAACTCCGAATCAACTttctaatgtaaaagtaaaatcACGTACACGATATTTAAACTCAAATCTGCAATAACATtgtaataataatcaatatGGATTATAACTATTGAGGGTTAACAATCTTATATTaacaaaagtaaataaaatagtgataaaaaaggaaaatggtAACAATGAAAGTGAGATTATTTTGAACGAAGTATattcacacatatatatatacactgaAATACATTATATTTACATGCTTAATAATTACGCgcacatatataatatttctaCCCAATTACATCGTttcaaatgataaatatatacgcatatttttaaattacttcAGTAGATATAGGACCTtaatttttcctattatctaatttactttttttggtTTTCGGCTTAGTATCCGCGCCTATATTAAagtttgataaaatttaaatttatattaaaaaatttcatatttaaaatgacATTCCCTACTTCACGATGAATAAATACTTATCGCTCCGACTTGGATGTTTTACCTTACTAATCGTGcctcatgttttttttttaatggaaggatttttttattgtcatttaaaaaaacaataaaaaatcgTGCTTGATTGTCAGCTTGAGTAAGAATTGACAGCTGGACTCTAACCACTACGCCACGTCACCCTCCTCTTCTTTTAAAAACCCCTCTTCCCCTTCCAAAATTCTCCaaataattaccaaaaataaataaatctctaAAACTAAATtaccaaaattcaaaaatccaattacttttttttaaaaaaaaaaatggaaggaTTAATTCCATTTGTTTACAAAGCAATAATGGATTACAAAAATGGAGGCCAAATTGCTACTGGTTCACCAAGATGGATGAATAATGATTCGCCGTTATTAGGTTCTTACATGAGACTTCCAGGCGGGTCGGGTCGGTTTGAGAATTCGGATATACAGTTATTCGGGTCACCGGATAATGAGTTCTCGATGAAATCGTCATCAGTTTCTTCTTCAACAGTCGCCGCCGGTAAAAGATCAATGGTCTCCGGTGGATCACCGACGGCGAGGTGTCACTGGATTTCAACTCGTGCTGTAAACAGATAAATTactaaatattatttggaaaaaaaggtgaaaaaatataatggttatttttaatttaaagaaaaatggaaaatgcGTGAAAAAAGGTGTGTTGGTttctattttatgtttttttttagtttggtGAAAGTAAAAGTGTAAAGGATAACCCAAAAGGGACTTtacaattatgtttttttatgtgaaaaaaaaataaatcaaagtgtACATTACTATAATTTTACTGTTTGTTTGGTATAACTTTACTTAGTTGAGAAgcaaatattcattttattatatctttttctttctaCTTATATAGAATTGATTTTGTGAAAATATAATTTGTCCAATTTTAAGTTGGGACGGATTATTCACTCGTCTATCTATTagttcaaaatctaaaataattgTGTAGTCCAAATTGATATATgcaaaattttgttattttaatttgccacaatatttttctttaattaggtattaaaaattataaaagaataaatataataattaaagcttaataaaaattaaagagattGAGTTATGATATTTATTCAGCCTAAGTCAGTTCATTTGAAGTAATATTGCGCGAAGTAATAACTCGTTAcgaaaaataagtaaaaaaaactttaagtaAACACAATAAAATTAGAAGCTAAAAGAATGACACCATTATTAGATGGATAAATTGAGAAGAATGGTTATATGACAATCAATTACTCTCTATAAAAAGCAAAACCAAGAACAAAACTAAtagaatattataattataattaaggGAAAATTACGTGATTaaacaaacttatactatttaattacttattatagctatagtttgctattatTACTATtcacgactaacattatacataatTACATGGGTTGACTTCGAGtttgaatttgtatatgtataattcgtcgaaatatatatatacatatgtataatatacgaTTATCTAATCGAtacacatatacaattcacttctATCGCACTCTCTGCCCTTTCTTGCTTgcctctctcttctctttctcaATCTcccttgtcatatatacaactGCATATGTGCAATATACAATTACTTAgctgatatacatatacaattcacttaTCTTCCATTCTCTGTCctctctcgcttgcctctctcccaATATCTCTCGCCTCTTCCTACCTCTCCCAATCTCgattgtcatatatacaaatacatatgtataattaatatacTATATAACCgatgtatacatatacaatttaacTCACTTTCACTTTTTGCCCTCTTTTTCGCCTCTCTTCTCTCTCCCGATCTCGTTCGCCTCTCTTCTCTCTATAACATGTAGGTaagaattataattatcaaactataactatagaaaataattaaactatttgtAAGTGGCTATAAGTAAAAGGTTCCATTAATTAAAGTCATCTTCTATTAAGAACACAAACAAACACCTATACAAAAGGGTTGATACTTTAAGGATAATTAAAGTCATCTTCTATTAAGAACACAAACAAACACCTATACAAAAGGGTTAATACTTAAAGGAAACAATTCAATTAACATTTTAATCCAACTATAGTATAGGTAAGCTATTACATAGAAGATTCAAAAAGTGATACTTCAAAGAATTGCAAAAACAACCAGATGGAActtatccatatatatatatatatataactatcatatatattttaagttaataGTGCCCCAGTAACTTAAAATCTCATTCCGCCTGATTACTTtgaacttaatatactcaaactatTATCCATGAAAACATGTCCAAGATAGTCAGTAATCCAGATATAAAAAATTTCCAGCTGGCAATATATACTCCCTtcgttttataaaaataatctaGTTTGATTCGAtacgaaatttaaaaaaaattaaacaagtcttttgaattttgtggttctaaattaaagttatgtcaaatgtacaaaagtatcctttgattttgtgatcttaaacatgttACGTGAAAAACTGatattaaaatgttaccaaaaaataaaaagatcattttttagacatactggaaaaaaaaaagatcattcttttttaaacgaagaGAGTATTATTTATATTCGAAGAAAACCATCTTGAAATCTCTCTTCTAATAATTACCCTCACATTGGTTATCCGAATCTCTTCCTTCAATTTCTCGACATGCTATGATATCAgattttaatttgtaatatctcaaaaaaaaaaaaaaaaagttatgataACTCCTTGATGTTCATGTATGAATAACAGATCACCCCCACTATATATGTAGATTACATGCATGTGAAAGTATCAATGTTGTCTTGAAGAATAGTATACTAATGTACAAGTATACCAtataatatactatatatatattgtgaaaTAGCTAGCACTCCTTCTATTTCAATTTACTTGAAATATTTTACGTTTTGATCCGTTCTATAGActattaaaaatagtttaaacttttatttaatttttaattgaataatttataatcacaattgCCTAAGGCTAATTGAGATAACAaccttttaaaagaaaataatttatttttatctgttATCAGACTTGATGTTATTTGTATCCTTAGTGTAAACAAGTTCACATGACATCTAAATCCTTTTCgaagaaaaattataatatttatatatgatcaaaataatattgtatgtATACAGTATATACATTAGATATTGAATTCTCGTCGACTAGTTTATATATCTATTTCTTCGTATTTTGAAATTCCATAGTAGAAATATCGATTTCATATCGATTTCACCGCTAATAAAACGGATATATGCAATATATGTATAATGATCATTCTTTGATCCTCCAATCTTTCTCAAAAATCGTTGTCCCGTTTGTAGAAAACCTAGACACAAAAATTACTTACAAGTTGACAATTTTCTGACCTGTGTTgtattatttacaaaaaataacaaacttgTGTACTTTTTACGTATGTCGGCCCTCTTGTTTTCGAGACATTGATAATATTCACaaccataaaatattttaataaataaaaaaacataaatcccTTTTCCCCACTAGTTAATTAAGTTGTACGAGGTCAAATCTAGCCACACCATCAATAAAAACTCCATAGAACCATCAATAATTTTCACATAATTCTTCCATTTTTTCACTATGGAGAAAAAAACATTACTTCtaatcatatttttcatttcgATGATAAATTATACCCTTTCAAAAAAGATCGCAACGAAAAATAAGCTTATTTGTGAAAATTGTGGCAAAATCCCCGTACCTTATCCATTAAGCACGGGGCCTAATTGTGGCGATCCATTATACAAAGTACGTTGCAATGCAGGTACACTATGGTTCGATGCGATGAAAAATTCATCTTACGTTATTTCATCTGTTACCCCACAAATTCAACGGTTAGTCATTAAACCACCCACCCCATACCCTAACACATGTCTATCGTCTGATTTTCGCTCCGAGGGGATCCAACTTGACCCGAATCTACCATTCAACATCACGGCTAGCAACGTAATATTGTTGTTAAATTGCACGGACTATATGTTGCACTTGCAAGTACCGATAAATTGTTCATCGAGTTGTGTGTGTCATCCttatgttgaaaaaaaattagagtgGGGTGCTTGTAGGAAACAAAGTTTGTGTTGTACATTTAGGACAGGAGGGTCACAAAATGAGTATATGATTAGGGTTCATTCACAAGGGT
The nucleotide sequence above comes from Solanum pennellii chromosome 9, SPENNV200. Encoded proteins:
- the LOC107030595 gene encoding uncharacterized protein LOC107030595 yields the protein MEGLIPFVYKAIMDYKNGGQIATGSPRWMNNDSPLLGSYMRLPGGSGRFENSDIQLFGSPDNEFSMKSSSVSSSTVAAGKRSMVSGGSPTARCHWISTRAVNR